AAGCACAGAAAGTTTGCGTTTTCGGGCTTGGGGAATCGGATAGCTGATTTTTAGCAATATTTGGGAGCTGATTTGATTTGGGGTTGACTGGAAAGATATGAAAACTGAAGTTTGGAagtgggttttaggtttgatatACATATTTGCTGTTGCATCCATCTGGATAGCTGCCAGTTTCGTAGTACAGTCGGTGGTAGATGCCGGTGTGTCCCCGTTCCTCATCACATACATATGCAATTCTCTGTTTGTGATCTACATTCCCTTAGTTGAAATCGGGCGGTATTTGGAGGATAATTTTGAGGGGTTTTGGATTTGGAGAAGTAGGAAGAGTAGCCCTTTGCAAAGGTTAGGAGAGTCGGAGCAAATCACTCTCCTTGAGGAGACTGATGGAGTTGTGATAGCGGATGCGGAAGAGGGGGAAGTTAATCTTGGTGTAGAACCGAAAGGTGTATCATACGAGCTTGTTGGGATTTCAGCAACTCAAGACAATGTCACTGAAACGGTAGATAAGCTAGTGGATGGGAAGGGGCGTTGGACACGAACCCGAGTGGCTAAAGTTAGCTTACTGATTTCCCCGTTTTGGTTTTTTGCACAGCTGACTTTCAATTTGTCATTGAAGTATACTACCGTTACAGTAAGGATTTTTAGTGTTGCATGGCACACCCTGCTTCTTAAATTTGTCCATTTGTTTCATCATTTCGATATGATTGATTTGTTGTGTTTGTTGCTTGCAGTCGAATACCATCTTAAGCAGTTCATCCAGCCTTTTCACCTTTTTGGTCTCCCTAGTATTCTTAGGGGAGAAGTTTACTTTGGTTAAGCTTATTAGCGTTCTTCTTTGCATGGGAGGAACGATAATTGTCAGCCTTGGTGACTCACGAACTGCTCTAAGTGCAATTGCTTCAAATCCTCTCCTCGGAGACATACTTGCTCTTGTCTCGGCGGCCTTGTATTCTGTCTATATTACCCTCATTCGCAAGAAATTACCcgatgaagatgatgaaaaaAGCGGCCGTGCCAGTATGGCTCAGTTTCTAGGATTTTTAGGGCTTTCCAA
This genomic stretch from Pyrus communis chromosome 2, drPyrComm1.1, whole genome shotgun sequence harbors:
- the LOC137725272 gene encoding uncharacterized transporter C405.03c-like; this encodes MKTEVWKWVLGLIYIFAVASIWIAASFVVQSVVDAGVSPFLITYICNSLFVIYIPLVEIGRYLEDNFEGFWIWRSRKSSPLQRLGESEQITLLEETDGVVIADAEEGEVNLGVEPKGVSYELVGISATQDNVTETVDKLVDGKGRWTRTRVAKVSLLISPFWFFAQLTFNLSLKYTTVTSNTILSSSSSLFTFLVSLVFLGEKFTLVKLISVLLCMGGTIIVSLGDSRTALSAIASNPLLGDILALVSAALYSVYITLIRKKLPDEDDEKSGRASMAQFLGFLGLSNLLIFLPVALILHFSKLEPFYMLTWEQVGLIVGKGLLDNVLSDYLWAKAVLLTTTTVATAGLTIQVPLAAIVDSMTGNAPHFADYLGAGAVMIGFAGINIPSDAFNRPKDAILVLENENLSETSERRNASGT